The following are encoded in a window of uncultured Methanobrevibacter sp. genomic DNA:
- a CDS encoding DUF1002 domain-containing protein, which translates to MKRITIPILAILLVGLLLPTGFAADSNLVITYGETTYANNDYKSVVDAFFVNQANVDLNNVNSKVITADQVNQVSSGITGKSYSSNQILSSAFLDLKDNDNLEVSVDKSKITTITGNMYISALKSAGITSGHVYVTSPVSATGESALAGIMNSYEEVTDVKIPETVKEAANDEIYTQAEIVENSGVDADKLSKLVDDVKQEVSKGNVTDHGTIVNIINNYVQNNNINITNVDIENLANTIQQVQNVQGDVNHYKDQVGEFLNNGNSTGGFSLDSLFDWIKAFFNGN; encoded by the coding sequence ATGAAAAGAATTACTATACCAATATTGGCTATACTCCTTGTTGGATTATTGCTTCCAACCGGATTTGCAGCCGATTCCAATCTTGTAATAACATATGGTGAAACTACATATGCAAACAACGATTATAAATCTGTTGTTGATGCATTCTTTGTAAATCAAGCAAATGTTGATTTAAACAATGTGAATTCAAAAGTAATCACTGCTGATCAAGTAAATCAAGTATCCAGTGGTATTACAGGTAAATCCTATTCATCAAATCAAATATTATCATCTGCATTCCTCGATTTAAAAGATAATGACAATCTTGAAGTGAGTGTGGACAAATCCAAAATCACAACAATCACTGGTAACATGTACATTTCAGCATTGAAATCAGCAGGTATAACCAGTGGACACGTTTACGTAACCAGTCCTGTTTCCGCTACAGGAGAATCTGCTCTTGCAGGAATAATGAATTCTTATGAAGAAGTTACTGATGTTAAAATTCCGGAAACTGTAAAAGAAGCTGCAAACGATGAAATCTACACACAAGCCGAAATTGTTGAAAACTCAGGTGTGGATGCGGACAAATTATCAAAACTGGTTGACGATGTTAAACAGGAAGTGTCAAAAGGTAACGTTACAGATCATGGAACTATTGTGAACATTATCAATAACTATGTTCAAAACAACAATATCAACATTACAAATGTGGATATTGAAAATCTGGCAAATACAATTCAACAAGTGCAAAATGTGCAGGGTGATGTAAACCACTATAAAGATCAAGTAGGTGAATTTCTAAATAATGGAAATTCCACTGGCGGTTTTTCACTTGATTCATTATTTGACTGGATTAAAGCATTCTTTAATGGGAACTAA